The nucleotide sequence GCCAGGTGAGTGCCCTCTCTTGCACGCTCTTCCAGCATGTCCAGCTGCCCTGTTTTTTCCTGACCTCGATCTCTGCCTGGCAAACACTCTCATCCTTGCTGTCCCGCAGCATCATAGCCTGACGTGCTTTTGTTGCCTTGTACTCCTCTACAAAAAAAAATTATTGGCAGCTGCAGCATGCTGTCTGAAGTCTTAGGACCGCCAGCCATCTCCTGAGGAAGTAGTTACTTTTCCTCTCTAGTGCCTCCACTGTTGAAAGAGGTACCTTATAGGCAAGCAGTGGCCAGAGGAGTCTGGGAAGTACCCTGTGTTGGTAGCCACATGCCTTAAACTTGCCTGGCAGGCCGCTCATCTTCAGAGATGTCATCCACGTGTCAGCTTGCAAGAGCATCTCCCTCACACTCTCTTTGTCATTGAGCTCGGCCCTGTACCAATTCCCCAGGCTGTTCACACTTCCCCAGGCTCTTCACACTTCCCCAGGCTCGAGGTGGACCACCTTGGTGCCTCTAGACCAGAGAACTTTAGCACTTCCCCAGGACCATAACCATCCTGACGGTGGGGATGGTCTCCTCTCCAATCTTGAATCGGTACCGTTCCTGGACACTTCCCCTTTTCAGGCTTGAACTCCATTCTGGACCATTTGGTGAGCGCTCTTCCAGAGCCTCCAAAATCCATCTGCCTTCTAGAACTGCCTTAGCCGTCACATCATCCATgaatgtaaaataaaaatgttagcCCCCTCTAACGTCACGATATAATTCACACTCTGCTTACACGCCTCTTTTACTTTCAAGTGCGGATGGAACTGTCACAGTAGTGTCATCCTACACTACAGGTGTTTAGGATACTGCACTCTGAGAGAAACACAGTCACAAAACATGTACAAAGGAGGCTGAGGGCAGGGGGACTAAGGTTTGTTTCTCCAAACCCCTTCCTCAGGCTGTTCAAATCAAGAACCACAAGGCCtttaagtgcacacacaaacaactGGGCATGTAGATTCCTGCACCCTTCACTCAGGTAATGGGCATGAAGCCAATGCTAATTAGGGCAATCTGAAAATACATGAAATACTGTACATGCTATGCGCTTTGATGGTGCACGTACAAGGAAGTAAACACAGTAAATCTCAAATATTTTGTTAGGTGGATGGCAGCGGACGTTTTGCACTGTAACTATAAGCAACGACAAAACAAAATCCAGTACTCAAGAAGTACAGAGTCCAAACACCAATACAATATGTTATCTACAATATCAAACTGGTAAGCAGAAACAAAACCAATAAATATCATTGTCATGTAAAACAAGCACATATACTGTCTGAAAATGAAAGAGAAATGCTTTGTCATGGTGTGTGGTTAGGGTTCACTCAGCTATGTAGTCTCTGGGATAAATGTCTGTTCTAACTTGTCTATTACTATGATGACCTGAACAACTAGAAAGCAATGTCAGTAGTTACACTCTTAGACCCGCCCCCCCATCACCACCacatactacaccactacacgcTGACAGACATTACgcacacacactatcacacacaaacacacactcttacCTGTACTAAAGGCTGTGTCTATCCCAGTCCTAGTGGCAGTAGCAGAAGTCCTAGTAGCAGAAGTGGTACTGGTTGCCAAGATATTTTTTCCCTGCCCAGGGGAAGTGTTGGTGGGTCCGATGTACATCCTGAGGGTTGATACATAGCGCTTCTTGGAGCTGCTGTCACTGCTCATGTCCGGCTCCACAATGTCTCTGCATTCAACGCACAAACTTAAACAGTCATTTCCCAAGCCGCTTATCaaacatcctctccctctctcggtcACTGTTGCTTCTCACACTCACAGCCAACTCATAGTTCAGTCATAGTTAGTCTCCTCCCTCATGcccctctatctctttctccctttcactTTGTCCCTatcagtgtgtctgtgtatctctgtccccttctcacacacacccaccccctaTGCTCACTAACCCCACAGCTaatagaaacacatacacacatatacagaaagagagagattatcCATACACAAACACAGCCAAAGGTTGCTTTGTCAAGTGTTTGATTTGTTCACATTCACCTGTCTTACTGTTTGAGTGCTCACTTATCAGTGTAGAGACTGAACTTTGGATGTGTGTGACATCTCTGTTACGTACTGTATGTATAATTTCACACCGGTGGGTGAGAGCATTGAACACAACAGCCACGCCCCCATAACAGTTAACATAAATCCCAGAGAGACAGCCACTATAAATCTTTCCACAGTGTGAGCCGTGTCCATGGTAACACAGACCGTAGAACAAGTGGCTGCTCCTGCAGCAACCAGCAGCTCTGCGTTCCCTTCCCTCCGGCTCAGTGGAGAAGAAGCCTTACAGTACATTTACTGTACACACTATGAGCATCCCTGGTAATAGTAGTCTGACCTATGTAGATCTAGGtctagtcagttagtcagttctCTCACACAGCACAGTACGCCACTACAGCACAACATGTCAACCCGGCGACAGTAAGTCTTGTGTTCCAGTCTTGTGAAGCAGTGTACTGCACTGGCACCAACAAATACACTAGATGTTTGTCCATCATAGTTCTTGAAACTGTTCACTGAACTGTTGATACCTTTACGGATAGAGTTACTTATTAATACCTAGCTTAATGCCTCTGCatccctctcacacacagagcaTTTGTGTTTCACTGCCCTGATTTTCAAGTACCATTATGCAGTGATACTGTAGTAGATCATTCACTCAATATCACTCTGCTCCCCTCACTTTCCATCCCTGCTCCAGCCCTCCCAAATTCCACATCATTAACCACACAGAACGACTGCCATGTTCAAGGTCTGTGATGAGATGGGCTGTTTGAGTTTCTGTAGAATCTGGGATAAGAACTATCAAAGCAAATACATTAGAGAGAGATTAGTTGTTTAGCTACCATGTTGTGATATAAGTACATGCTTGCTAGATTACACTTTGACGACCTAAGACGAATTGGAATTACACCGCTTGCAATGCATGTCATATTGCAACAACCCATTGGTTCAGTAACTGAACTAAAGCAGAGACTATGGATGGTCTGTATGTGTCAAGGTGCGCTGCTAGGAGGTGCATGCTAAACTACTCTGTTAACCATCACATTTCCACTAGAATGACAGCGCTGTAATAAAAACCGACCATGTGTACAGGCAGGTGGATTCCCTAGAATTCATTCTAGTGGGATCCACTAGGATTTAGACTTAAGACTTACAAGGTGAAAGTGAATGGCATTACTCAACACTGTGTCCTCAGTCCTCATAGATAAGGCTGTCTGTCGTTTTATTTCACAAGCCAACATGAGGATGAAGCTGAGACGCTTTACTAGAAGGACACTAAAGATTCCCAGGCTGGTCtaatagactagatgtaacatagtaaacgaaAATCCGGGACACTAAAATTAGTATGATTTGTTACGTTTGGTGTGGCTaaataagacagaaggttacttaaggcaaaaacaaaagaaGGGTGGTTGGTAGGGGTGGATGGATTGGAATATAACGCTAACGTCTAGTAACCCAAAGActgcgtgtttgaatctcatcacggacattAGCATTtcagctaattagcaactttgcaactacttactagtTTATAGCTACTttacaactacttagcatgttagctaacccttcccctaaccctaacttttaacctaactcctaaccttaaccctagcctagctaacatttgcGTAAGCCACCTacccacctagctaacgttagccacaacaaattggaatttgtaacatataagTATTGCAAATTTtgaacatattgtacgaattgcaattcatagcatatcatacaaattgcaattcgtaacatatcacacaaattgtaattcgtaacatataatatgaattgtaattcgtaacataccatacgaaatggataatggacatccacaaatgaatacgtaccataccaaatgtaacatatcatattaatttgagtgtcccggattttcatttactatgttacgtctacccctgagtccagatTGCAGGCAGATTCCAGAGTGTGAGTCAACCAGGTAATAGGGGCTCTTTGATAAATCCATAAGATAACCTCATACCTAAACCTGTTACCTcgtccaacaacaacacagctacaacaacacacagtatgaggccacacacacacacacacacacacacacacacacacagagagtagacCGTGCACACATCGACATGTCTAATTTGGCATCCAAAATAGACACTAGAGTGAGAAGTGCTCAATTTTGCTAATACACAGGACCATTCATATAGGCCCTATTATGCAGGACAGAATCCAAACAAAAAAACGATTTGCTAACAAAATGTGGCTTccaaacaaaagcctgcacaggAGTTTGAATCAGAGCAGTGTTGACAGATGGACAGCATACAGGACAGAGTTGGGTAAACATTTGGCAAGTCATGCTGGAAGCAGCTCGTTATGAGGAAAGAGGGTAATAATTCTTCATTCATCTAacgacagacaggacagagaggctCCTGGGTAATTCATGGGAGGAGCCACATCCATACCGACAATATAAACTTTACAGCACCAATAACACCAATTGACTTAATGACTTTTAAATGGTTTACATTTGTTGTGTCTGTCCTTAGTGAGACctactctctctcacccacctgGCATGCGGGGTCTTAACGTTCACTCTATCTAAATATACGGTTCTAGTGATATGTCTAAATGGCCTTTATATCTCTCCTGGCGTGGCTGAGTGTGACTCCTCAGTCTAAACATCGTGGCTGGAGATAAACATGCAGCTGGAGCTGCTTTCAGTCACTTTGAAAGGAATGTCTCGAAAGACAGATGCCAGATATGCAGCTGAGGTTAAGAATCTGGTAATAGCCTTCGTGTCAGTTTCACATTTTTGGAAATGTGTACCCGATATACGTTGTCGCTATTTACTAAGTCGTGGAACACCCGCGAAAAGAAAATGAGCTAACTGAataggtacagagagagagaactgagagCTGAAAATGAGAGAAACAGAATAATACTAAAGATCTGGAACCTTCCTGCATTCTGAGACACAGAATGTAATAATGAAAGCTGAGAAAGGACCGATGAATAGGCGGAAGCCCGACACAATGCTGCTGTTGCTTGGACTTCACCTCTGATTAGTGAACAACACATCAATAAGTTTCCTCTGTGGAAATAACATCTGGTGAGGATAAGGAAGTGGTTTCAGAAGCCAACAGCCTGGCGTGAACATCATTGACAACATCAAGATCATGTTACAAACATGATATTGACAGATCTGACATCAGGAGTTTGAAGCATTTTAAAGAGCTTTGAGGACtactactacagtatattattactTCATATCAACCGTAATAAACTACGATACTAAAGGGTAGATTCATTAGACCTAAAATGTATATCTTCTTGATGACAAGACAGAGAGAAATTTAAGGTCATTATCAAGTCAATGAGCGTGTCTGAGGAAGTGAAGCGACTGAACCAGACAATAAGGGCTGATACACTGGTGCCACCTTGTGGTACACCATCTGAAGAGGCAGTCTCAGTCAAACAACAATAATCCTTTAGGAACCAGTCAAAGGCACTAGGgggccctctctctttccccatgaCATCCAGAGAAACAGACACAGGCCAGCCTTACCTAGTTTAACATTTCCAAACAATGATAGATTTGTTTGGAGAAAAAGATGGTGACCATTGTCCTACTATCCAATTAGCGGAGAAAATATCGAGCCCAAACTGTTGTATTTGCCACAATAGCGCTTATCTGGTCTCGGCATACAGTAAACagaagagaggaaagggaaaCTGCTGAAGCTAAAGCATCTGGTTCACAGGATGACAGGGGCCAGCAGGCCAAGTACGCTTCGTCTGAGTAAACAGTGTCACTGCTAATTTGTGATATCGCCAAATGCACAGACACATGCAAGCACAACAGCTTTAACAACAGAGCTCCCAGTTTCACTGTGGTTTATTTTATTACCCGTCGTCTTCTTAATGGGAGCCAGGCGGAGGGCGAACGTACGCTGTGTCTGGGGCACGTCTGGTTAACATCAGACTGAGACTGTTCATAACGAATGGATCAGACCAGCACTGATCCCTTCCTCAATTGGGCCTGATATCAGGGTCCTCAACCTTATCAGGACCTGGACCAGTCAGGGACTTAATCAGCAGACTATAGTTTAACCCAGCCAGTTGGAGCAGGCCAAGGGGATGAGTAGTTCTGGCTCTCCTCCTAGGCTCCATGCCGTGGCCTTGTAGGACCCTTAGATTTATTCATAGACTGATGTGAATGTGGGTTGTCTAGAGTGGAGAAGTGGCTCTTGACATGGGAGTTATTGGAAATGACTGTTTGGACACATCATTCAggcaacatatatatatatatatttagctcTGAACCATATTCTCATACCCCATAATCTTGCTATTCACATTGGACATCTAATCCCAAAATAAAGCACTGCCACTTCCCCCTTTCCATATCACTCTTTCAGTTACCTTCATGGTCTCATGCACATCGACCCCAGATCCCTCCCTAcctatccctcctcctcctcacttttGCACGGTGCAGTTTTCAAATAAACCAGTGACACTCGTTTGACTCATTCTGCTATTTTTTCAGAGATGATGGGTTTATTTCTGCTGAGCAGGGAGACACTGCAtgtcctctcctccattcctccccctctcatGGGCGGGCTAATGTATGTTAGGCCCAGGGCAACAGATCAGCTAGGGGACCGGTCCTGTTTGAACACATAGCATGGGGGGTTGTTGCACTCATAACTACAGCCGCTCTAGTCGAAGTCTGGGACTGGGATCAGGAGGGGTGGGGGAGTGGAGACTGTGGTCAGAGGAAGTGGGATCTTTGTGGTTAAAGTAATTGATCGTATCAGTATTGTTGTGATTGCTATTGATGTTATTCCTCTTTTCTACAGTGTACTGCTCTTCCTGTCAGCGGGGGTTGCTGCCGGGGTCTTCTCTTTTTAGCCTCCCTGATTGGACGAGGCACGCCGCTTCCTGGCGATGGGCTCCAGTGGTTGGCTATATGGGGTTCGTAGGGTGGGACTACAGGGAGCGTCCAGGTCTCCAGTCTCCATCATGTTGCGACAGCCGCTCCAGGACCAGGAGTAGGTGGTGAAGGTTTTGGGGAAGTCCTTCCGGCTGTGGAGGACACAGTAACACTGAAGGGAGCCCCAGGAGTTCCACATGTCCCTGCGCTTCAGCTGGGTCAGGTCCTTCAGGTACTCCTTCAGACTTGATTTAgactggacagacagagacagagagaacttcAATGTGGGACTGGCTGCATCAATATTGTCATACATTCAGTTCAAATCCCATCTTACCTTCTGTTTTATCCGGTTGATCTCATTGTAAGTGAGGTGGTCCCTCTCCTTCATGGACATGTTCACCTTCATCTTCACAGGCGTGATCATCTCCATTTTCTCCATCCCAGGGTGCTTGATTGACAGCTGGTACAAATACAAGAAGATCAGCCACATATTTTCACTGCCTTTCTATATTTCTCACATAATTCAATATGTGAAAATGTTTTTCGAAAATTACTTGTCTGATGCGATCCTCGATCTCAGCGGTCTTCCAGGTCTTGACAGACTTCATGCGGCCCATTTTGGCCCTCTGTGCAGGGTTCAGAGACATGCGCCGGGGGTCCCAGGAGGTGTAGGCCACGTTCAGGCTGGGAAGCTTCAAGTACGGGCTGTCCTTCTCCTTCTGGCTCTGGGCAATTGTCTCTGCACATCAAATCAACAGCAGTCCCTCATCACTCCTCTGCCAATCAATATAAATTTGACTAGGAGAGTATGAAAGCTGAAGCAGTTCAATATGAATatagggaggagggagaaaggagtACTGTATGTGCTGGGTGTTATCATGTGTTAGCTCACCCACTGGCTGGATGTACTTGAGGAGCTGCTTGCTCTTCAGGCCTTTGAGATGAGCTCCCTTGGTGTAGTAGTTGAGAACACGGTCCCCGTCCTCCCTGTCTGGTCGCACGGCCCGCCGGATCAGCCTCGGAGTCTTTTTATGGTAGTACCTGGTCAGAGGTAGGGGACAGTCAAATATGGCTGACACAGCTGACCACCAGAATGTATTATGTCTGTGTAAACAGATAACGTTTATTTAAAATTCATAAGATACTGCAATGAAAAGTTGTTTCTTTGTTTTTCCCTGAAAATGTCTTGTTAACCTCACATGATCTTTGACGACATCCAGTTAGTACACACTCATGTATAGCTTCACATGATGTCGGTCGGCTATTCATATACGAGAAGAAAGTAGCATGACTTAGAATGGCTTACTGTACTATCGCTCTTGTAGTACCACTGGACAGGATACCAGCAGCCAGCATCTTGGTCAGGGTCTTGTAAAACACTGTCTCACACACCTCAACAGACTGGGATGGgtctgctccttcagctcagaaaggagtgagagagaggtaaagcgatgtagtgagagagagaggaaagtaaGCACCATCTTAAAACAGTCTCACAAACGCTATGGCAGCTCTGTGAGTCGTACGTTCATATTTCCATGTGAATCCAGATATGTTTAGTGAAGGCAACATCTTAGTCGGGGATCTTCACCTTTCACACACTTGGAGAAGCGCTGGCTGTCCGCCATCACATGCAGGAAATCTTGAAATCCCACCTCTCCGTCCTCTGAagccaaaaaacaaaacaaccagTCAGCCAGCCTGTCAACTCATGTCAACTAAGGGAATGTGTATAGCTGCACCCCAAATGGCaatctatagtgcactacttttgaccagagccctatatgggTACAAAAGTcacgcactatatagggaacagggggccatttgggacacaaacattTTTTTATGTATTCCGTTCTAACATGTTTTATAACGGAAAGCACGTTATTATATTTTGGGGTAATTCCAGATACTGAGGCAGAAACATACTGTCGTGGTCAGCCTTCTGCAGGGCTTTCTTCACCTCCTCTGGGCTGATACTGATCCCCACTCTGTCCAGCGTGGACGCCAGGCCCTCCTCATTGATAGAGCCATCGCTGTTCTTTGCAAACTGCTCAAAGACTTCTTTGAAGGCTACATGTGGTAGAATAGACAATAGATATGACTGTTGCCCATAATATAGGAACATTACTTCAAAATACATGTACAATAGAAGATCGTCATCAATTAATTCATAACAAAAATTGGTTTTGTATTGGTAGGTAATATTAGTTGACAATATAAGACAGGCTAACAGTCTGCATGCTACTTACCATCAGACTGGGCATCGTCAGGCACCATAGTTGCCAGGTCTTCAATATGAGTAATGCCTCTACAAGCAAACAGGCACAAGCAGATAGTGGTGTTAGGGGATAACAGTGACAGTTGTGGGGAATAGAATAGGTATGAATGGTAAGTATGGACCAGAGGGTAGGTACTGTAACCTGATCTCCTCCAGGTCCTCTGTGTTGATGGTGCTGTCTGGCATCTTCTGGTTCAGCTTCCGGTAGTCCTCATATGAGATGGAGCCCCTCCACCGTGGAATCGCCGGGAGTTTAACCAGGGCAGCTTTATCTGGCTTTGGCATTGGCTGATTGGGCCTTTGCTGCAGCTCATCACATGGAATGATGCCCCTCCTCTTGGTGATATCCCTGGGTTTGAATCGCTCCAACTCTGGCTTCTGTCGGTTGGGCCTTTGCTGGAGATTCTCACCGCGGATGGTTCCGCTTCTCTTGATGACCTCTCTAGCTTTGAGTCTGTCTGAATCTGTCATGGCTTGGTTGAGTCTGTGCTGGATGTCGTAGGAGAGGGGCGCCCTCCTCCTGCTATAGTCCCTGCCTCTGCCTTGCTCTGCTCCATGGAAGGACCCTTTTTCCCGGGGTTCTTTGGCTATTGGCGGGATGTTATCTTCTTTCTGTTTACCTAGTTTGGTCTTGCGGACGTCTTTGACTTTGCCCTGGACTTTGTCATCTTCTTCACTTGGACTGGGCCGTGACCAGCTGAACTTGGGTATGGCCGGTAAGGTCTTCTGCATGACCTTAGCTCCAACACCAATCTCCTCTGGGATACCGGCCACCCTCACAGTCTTAAGGGCATTTTCTTCCTTGGCAGAAAGCTTCACGCTGGGCCGTTCATTCTCAGTGAGAAGGGGGTTGGTGGTGGTCCCAGCCACGGCTGTCTTGGTGAAGAGGAGTGGGAACTTGATCTTCTTCCTGCCGCTGTCAATGTCATCTGGGGACGTAGATCCCTCTGCCCCTCTGCAACTCGTATTAGTGCCAGTGGGAGGGGAGTGCTGCGGTGAGTTATTATGGATAATTCCTTGTGAGCTGCGGAGAGCTTTGCCCTCTGCCGAAGACTGCATGACTGCCCCCTGGCGGACTTCAGCGTTAGCTCGCTCTGACTCAGGACTGGACCTGTTATCAGAGCTCTGAGAAAGACTCTTCAGCCTCAGCTTCACTAGGAACCTTGACACCTTCTTCTGGGCCTCCTGAGAGAACAAACCCCTCCAATAAATGTCACTAGCAAAGTAAACCTCAGTGGTGTGaagtactgaagtaaaaatacttgaacaTACTATGTCGTTTTTTTtactttatatttttgacaacttttacttcactacattcctaaagaaaataatgtgctttttactccatacattttccctaacacccttaaagtactcgttacattttgaatgcttagcaggacaggaaaatggtctaattcacacacttatcaagagaacatgccTGGTCATTCCTAATGCTTCTGATCTGATGAACTCATTAAACACAtgtttcatttgtaaatgatgtctgagtgttggagagtgcgcCTTGCTATCCGTAACTTTAAAAACTACAAAcaaaaatggtgccgtctggatTGCTTACTATAAGGAATTTGAAgagatttatacttttacttttgatacttaagtatattgaaaaccaaatacttttagacttttactcaagtagtattttactgggtgactttcacttttacttgagtcattttctatgaagtttatctttacttttacacaagtatgacaattgggtacttttccacaACTGGTTAAATGTACCCAAACACAACACTCATTGATATATCAATATAGTCGAGGTGGGTGGGTGATAGAGGTAAATGTAAGAACCATACCAGAATAAGGTATTGAGATATTACGTAGAAAACATAATGTGACTGTAACCTTATTACATAGCTTTGTGATTTATCATGCCCTACAGGTGTATGTGACTTGACTTGCCTCTTTCCAGCTCCAATCTTCCTCCATTGTTTGATGAGATGAATGCTTGGCAGAAAAAAAGGCAAGCTGCACCTGCCTCTGAGGGCTGGACTAAAAAGTGATAGGCCTATACTAAACTGGAAGGCTTCAGGTGGTGCCCTTAGTTCTTGATGCCTTCTTGCTTCATACCTATTCTCCGAGTTGGTAACCCAGACAGTGGTGGTGGATCCAGACAGATGGATAAAAAAAAGAGGGGGGAAGATCTCATTTAAAATCTCACATAACCCAATACCACTACCAAACAAATTCCTGAATTTAccaaaataatacttttaagacaTGTTTGGAAATGGTAAACGAATATGTTATTGTGGAACAAGGGAGATTATTGTTAAACAATAAATAGCTTTAACCAACCTCTTAAAAGAGCATGGTCATCAATAGGCCATAGATGGAAAAAGAGCCAAGCCTCATGCACCTGAGGTGGCAGGGCCTCTGATCCCGAATTCCACCATGTACCAAATGGACAAAGGATGGAATTTCCAAGTGAAGATGTAACCAATAGTACTGCTCTGTGTGTGGGGAATATGACGCGCAACAACTGTGACCCAAGTAGCAACAATGACGCACCGCATCCGTACGGCTATTTTCTGCCGTTTTGCGTCCGACTTACTTACTGCCTGGTGAAACTGTTTAAAAGCTCTTTGCATCGCTCAGTAGGCGACATGGCTGGTATAGGATCAACAGCTTCCCCTTCCCCAATCCTAACATTAACCATTAGGTGGGGAAATGCGAAACTGGCCCAAGATCAACGTCTAAACTGTTTGTTTCGACAGTCAGCGTGTTGGACCGTTGACAAAAACAAGTCCGTCATAAATAACAGTCCGAGATCAAACGAGAGGGAGGGGAACCCTGAATACCTTTCCTAGCTCCCGTTTGCTTCTATTTCTATTCAATTCAATTAGATCAACGTCTCAGAGCTCTCTCTGGCATATAACAGGGTTACAGTATCCCAACAACTGGGTAAACTCATGAAACCACACCCATCATATCCAGTACGTTTTACGGTTCATTGTTGTGATGATGTCAACCGAATCATTTCAAGGATAGGCCTAGCTGATGCAGTCCACTTGCTTTATTCAAATCGTGTTGCTGATAACTTATTttttgcttctctctctctgacaagtAATATAGACATTTGTAGCTATAGAAATGCTGTTAATTGAGCTGCCTATTCAAGAATtccaggtgtttgtacacatttCAGGTGAATCTCATGGTTTTGGTGTTAGATCTATACTGGTATGCATATTGGTCAAAACGCTCAATGAAGTCCAAAATGTTCCCGTGTGTACCTACCCTAATTAATATTTTCTTAAGCCTATTAGTACAAAAAAATATGTAGGTATAGGCAAAGTTGTACAAGTAATACAAATATCGAGAAGTGACTATAAAATGAGAAATATTGAATGTGGACTTCAAAATTCATGTATACTTTTCAGTTTGGAAGAAAATATTTCTGAAGAATGTTTAAGTTCTACTTTATCCTCCCAAACACTCTATTCTGAGTAAGTC is from Salvelinus namaycush isolate Seneca chromosome 41, SaNama_1.0, whole genome shotgun sequence and encodes:
- the LOC120034252 gene encoding EF-hand calcium-binding domain-containing protein 3-like — translated: MQSSAEGKALRSSQGIIHNNSPQHSPPTGTNTSCRGAEGSTSPDDIDSGRKKIKFPLLFTKTAVAGTTTNPLLTENERPSVKLSAKEENALKTVRVAGIPEEIGVGAKVMQKTLPAIPKFSWSRPSPSEEDDKVQGKVKDVRKTKLGKQKEDNIPPIAKEPREKGSFHGAEQGRGRDYSRRRAPLSYDIQHRLNQAMTDSDRLKAREVIKRSGTIRGENLQQRPNRQKPELERFKPRDITKRRGIIPCDELQQRPNQPMPKPDKAALVKLPAIPRWRGSISYEDYRKLNQKMPDSTINTEDLEEIRGITHIEDLATMVPDDAQSDAFKEVFEQFAKNSDGSINEEGLASTLDRVGISISPEEVKKALQKADHDKDGEVGFQDFLHVMADSQRFSKCVKGADPSQSVEVCETVFYKTLTKMLAAGILSSGTTRAIVQYYHKKTPRLIRRAVRPDREDGDRVLNYYTKGAHLKGLKSKQLLKYIQPVETIAQSQKEKDSPYLKLPSLNVAYTSWDPRRMSLNPAQRAKMGRMKSVKTWKTAEIEDRIRQLSIKHPGMEKMEMITPVKMKVNMSMKERDHLTYNEINRIKQKSKSSLKEYLKDLTQLKRRDMWNSWGSLQCYCVLHSRKDFPKTFTTYSWSWSGCRNMMETGDLDAPCSPTLRTPYSQPLEPIARKRRASSNQGG